A window from Cryobacterium sp. SO1 encodes these proteins:
- a CDS encoding ATP-dependent RecD-like DNA helicase: MTALPPEIPLSREQAEVFAAIEGTKQNVFVTGRAGTGKSTLLNHLSWNTSKQIVIAAPTGVAALNVGGQTLHSLFRLPIGVIADHAIDQNDQLRKLLNTIDTVVIDEVSMVNADLMDAIDRSLRQARQRPHDTFGGVQIVLFGDPYQLAPVPGDPEERAYFADTYRSMWFFDAKVWQSAELKIFELTEIHRQHDAGFKTMLNAVRYGQVTPEIGGALNGAGARTPPTEGVITLATRNDAVNRINASALKRLSGKSLSAKAEVTGDFGGRTYPADEVLELKVGAQVMFLRNDNPLDGGPRWVNGTIGTVTRVDSTVYVDIDGTTHEVEPTVWEKFKYTYNAATKKLSKDVVAEFTQFPLRLAWAVTIHKSQGATYERAIVDLGTRVFSPGQTYVALSRLTSLNGLYLTRPLRPSDIIVDENVLRFMEGLRVTPAVEGVAGK; the protein is encoded by the coding sequence CCAAGCAGAACGTCTTCGTCACCGGCCGGGCCGGAACCGGTAAGTCCACCCTGCTCAACCACCTCTCCTGGAACACCAGCAAACAGATCGTCATCGCCGCACCGACCGGGGTCGCCGCGTTGAACGTGGGCGGCCAGACCCTGCACTCACTGTTCCGTTTGCCGATCGGCGTCATCGCCGACCACGCCATCGACCAGAACGACCAGCTGCGCAAACTGCTCAACACGATCGACACCGTGGTCATCGACGAGGTCTCCATGGTCAACGCCGACCTGATGGACGCCATCGACCGCAGCCTCCGCCAAGCCAGGCAGCGCCCGCACGACACCTTCGGCGGGGTGCAGATCGTGCTCTTCGGCGACCCGTACCAGCTCGCGCCGGTGCCGGGCGACCCCGAGGAACGCGCCTACTTCGCCGACACCTACCGATCGATGTGGTTCTTCGACGCCAAGGTATGGCAGAGCGCCGAACTGAAGATCTTCGAACTCACCGAGATCCATCGGCAGCACGACGCCGGCTTCAAGACCATGCTCAACGCGGTGCGGTACGGCCAGGTGACGCCCGAGATCGGTGGGGCGCTCAACGGTGCGGGCGCCCGGACCCCGCCGACCGAGGGTGTCATCACCCTGGCCACCCGCAACGACGCGGTCAACCGCATCAACGCGTCCGCGCTCAAACGGCTTTCCGGCAAGTCCCTCTCGGCCAAGGCCGAGGTCACGGGCGACTTCGGCGGCCGCACCTACCCGGCCGACGAGGTCCTGGAGCTCAAGGTCGGCGCCCAGGTGATGTTCCTGCGCAACGACAATCCCCTCGACGGCGGTCCGCGCTGGGTGAACGGCACCATCGGCACCGTGACGCGGGTCGACTCCACGGTTTACGTCGACATCGACGGCACCACCCACGAGGTGGAGCCCACGGTGTGGGAGAAGTTCAAGTACACCTACAACGCCGCCACCAAGAAACTCAGCAAGGATGTCGTGGCCGAGTTCACCCAGTTCCCGCTCCGGCTGGCCTGGGCGGTCACGATCCACAAATCGCAGGGTGCCACTTACGAGCGGGCGATCGTGGACCTCGGCACCCGGGTGTTCAGTCCCGGCCAGACCTATGTGGCGCTGAGCCGGCTGACCAGCCTGAACGGCCTCTACCTCACCAGGCCGTTGCGTCCGAGCGACATCATCGTCGACGAGAACGTGCTCCGTTTCATGGAGGGCCTGCGCGTCACGCCCGCCGTCGAGGGCGTGGCCGGAAAATAG
- a CDS encoding DUF4232 domain-containing protein translates to MIRAGTGRPARFSALRLGRVLGACRRNGGADRLTPAPQERPGDSGAGSFFWDLRLTNAGDAACTAEGYPSVQLISAATVQSSRVGTPNPIAGCDDPTIQLVRTGALAVDPVIF, encoded by the coding sequence ATGATCCGCGCAGGGACGGGTCGCCCGGCCCGCTTCTCGGCCCTCAGACTCGGCAGAGTCCTTGGTGCTTGTCGGCGCAACGGTGGCGCTGACCGGCTCACCCCGGCGCCGCAGGAGCGCCCGGGCGACAGTGGGGCGGGGAGTTTCTTCTGGGATCTCCGCCTGACCAATGCCGGCGACGCCGCCTGCACCGCGGAGGGGTATCCCAGCGTGCAGTTGATCTCCGCCGCCACCGTCCAGTCCAGCCGGGTGGGCACCCCCAACCCCATCGCGGGCTGTGATGACCCCACCATCCAGCTCGTGCGCACCGGCGCCCTCGCCGTAGACCCGGTGATCTTCTAG